Proteins from a single region of Hordeum vulgare subsp. vulgare chromosome 6H, MorexV3_pseudomolecules_assembly, whole genome shotgun sequence:
- the LOC123402313 gene encoding protein MAK16 homolog B-like — MTVPRKKTQRGLRRLEKAEKAAQLDKSIESELKERLRKGVYGEIYNFPFKQFDTILDMEKYELALEIEEEEEGEIEYVEGDDIEMGDMDDMEDFEGFGDEDGGRRRGQG; from the exons ATGACAGTCCCGAGGAAGAAAACTCAGCGCGGTCTCCGAAGATTGGAGAAAGCTGAAAAGGCTGCTCAACTAGATAAG AGTATTGAAAGTGAACTAAAGGAGCGCCTAAGGAAGGGTGTCTATGGTGAAATTTATAATTTCCCCTTCAAGCAGTTTGATACTATCCTTGACATGGAAAAATATGAGTTGGCTCTTGAgatagaagaggaagaa GAAGGCGAGATAGAGTATGTTGAAGGTGATGATATTGAGATGGGTGACATGGATGATATGGAAGATTTTGaaggctttggtgatgaagatg GTGGAAGAAGACGAGGACAGGGGTAG